A part of Rhodamnia argentea isolate NSW1041297 chromosome 8, ASM2092103v1, whole genome shotgun sequence genomic DNA contains:
- the LOC115744797 gene encoding serine/threonine-protein phosphatase 7 isoform X3: MSSSPSPNGASFSSPPSSSPNDESFFTPSTGTNPTTPTTATTTINTPVDEDPSPFSSPEAQISWPPDGNLTLNWVLDLMSKFDWASRNLPPAEFPTVLPVQVFDRLVLTASKILHKEPNLVRVDLDVDDERGKDCRVVVVGDVHGQLHDVLFLLRSAGFPCENRFFVFNGDYVDRGAWGLETFMLLLAWKVFMPKRVFLLRGNHESKYCTSVYGFEQEVVTKYGDRGKHVYRKCLGCFEGLPLASIIAGRVYTAHGGLFRSIPVTPSKRSKGKKNRRINSNPEVSTLSLGSLEELSKARRSVLDPPWEGLNLIPGDVLWSDPSMSPGLSPNTERGIGLLWGPDCTEEFLKRYQLKLIIRSHEGPDAREKRIGLAGMDEGYTVDHIVESGRLITLFSAPDYPQFQATAERYKNKGAYIILEPPNFDNPTFNSFEAVTPRPKANPYYDFQDVIDSDEELDLTAMVSEP; this comes from the exons ATGTCGTCATCTCCTTCGCCAAATGGTGCTTCCTTCTCTTCACCGCCCTCTTCGTCTCCGAATGATGAATCTTTCTTTACACCTTCAACTGGGACCAACCCCACCACCCctaccaccgccaccaccaccataaACACCCCCGTTGATGAAGACCCATCTCCATTTTCATCCCCAGAAGCTCAAATCTCATGGCCGCCAGATGGGAACCTGACTCTCAACTGGGTCTTGGATTTGATGTCCAAATTCGATTGGGCGTCAAGGAATCTGCCTCCTGCAGAATTCCCAACTGTCCTTCCCGTCCAGGTGTTCGACCGCCTCGTCCTCACTGCCTCCAAGATTCTGCACAAAGAGCCTAACCTTGTGAGGGTCGATCTTGATGTTGACGATGAGCGTGGCAAGGACTGTAGGGTGGTTGTTGTTGGGGATGTTCACGGGCAGCTTCACGATGTTCTGTTCCTGTTGAGGAGTGCTGGTTTTCCTTGTGAAAATCGGTTCTTTGTGTTTAATGGCGATTACGTGGATAGAGGGGCTTGGGGTTTGGAGACTTTCATGCTCTTGTTGGCTTGGAAG GTTTTTATGCCGAAGAGAGTTTTTCTTCTCCGAGGGAACCATGAATCAAAATACTGTACTTCTGTATATGGTTTTGAGCAAGAAGTTGTGACAAAATATGGTGATAGAGGAAAGCATGTCTATAGGAAATGTCTGGGATGTTTTGAGGGGCTCCCTTTAGCGTCAATCATTGCTGGACGTGTATATACAGCTCATGGAGGGCTTTTCCGAAGTATACCAGTCACACCATCAAAGAGatcgaagggaaaaaagaatcgCCGTATAAACTCAAATCCTGAAGTTAGTACTTTATCTCTTGGTTCCTTAGAAGAATTATCTAAAGCTAGGAGATCAGTTCTTGACCCTCCATGGGAAGGGTTGAATCTGATTCCAGGTGATGTGTTGTGGTCAGATCCATCAATGTCTCCTGGTCTTTCCCCAAACACAGAGAGGGGCATCGGATTATTGTGGGGTCCGGACTGCACAGAGGAGTTTTTGAAGCGATATCAACTAAAG TTAATTATTAGATCACATGAAGGACCCGATGCGAGGGAAAAGCGAATTGGTCTTGCAGGAATGGACGAGGGTTATACTGTAGATCATATTGTGGAGTCAGGGAGGCTAATTACGCTATTTAGTGCTCCAGATTATCCTCAGTTTCAG GCAACAGCGGAGAGATACAAGAACAAGGGGGCGTACATTATCTTGGAACCTCCTAATTTTGATAACCCTACGTTCAACAGTTTCGAAGCAGTTACACCTAGgccaaag GCAAACCCATATTATGATTTTCAGGATGTGATAGATTCTGACGAGGAATTGGATCTGACAGCAATGGTTTCTGAACCTTGA
- the LOC115744797 gene encoding serine/threonine-protein phosphatase 7 isoform X2 — MSSSPSPNGASFSSPPSSSPNDESFFTPSTGTNPTTPTTATTTINTPVDEDPSPFSSPEAQISWPPDGNLTLNWVLDLMSKFDWASRNLPPAEFPTVLPVQVFDRLVLTASKILHKEPNLVRVDLDVDDERGKDCRVVVVGDVHGQLHDVLFLLRSAGFPCENRFFVFNGDYVDRGAWGLETFMLLLAWKVFMPKRVFLLRGNHESKYCTSVYGFEQEVVTKYGDRGKHVYRKCLGCFEGLPLASIIAGRVYTAHGGLFRSIPVTPSKRSKGKKNRRINSNPEVSTLSLGSLEELSKARRSVLDPPWEGLNLIPGDVLWSDPSMSPGLSPNTERGIGLLWGPDCTEEFLKRYQLKVVSLMFQLIIRSHEGPDAREKRIGLAGMDEGYTVDHIVESGRLITLFSAPDYPQFQATAERYKNKGAYIILEPPNFDNPTFNSFEAVTPRPKANPYYDFQDVIDSDEELDLTAMVSEP, encoded by the exons ATGTCGTCATCTCCTTCGCCAAATGGTGCTTCCTTCTCTTCACCGCCCTCTTCGTCTCCGAATGATGAATCTTTCTTTACACCTTCAACTGGGACCAACCCCACCACCCctaccaccgccaccaccaccataaACACCCCCGTTGATGAAGACCCATCTCCATTTTCATCCCCAGAAGCTCAAATCTCATGGCCGCCAGATGGGAACCTGACTCTCAACTGGGTCTTGGATTTGATGTCCAAATTCGATTGGGCGTCAAGGAATCTGCCTCCTGCAGAATTCCCAACTGTCCTTCCCGTCCAGGTGTTCGACCGCCTCGTCCTCACTGCCTCCAAGATTCTGCACAAAGAGCCTAACCTTGTGAGGGTCGATCTTGATGTTGACGATGAGCGTGGCAAGGACTGTAGGGTGGTTGTTGTTGGGGATGTTCACGGGCAGCTTCACGATGTTCTGTTCCTGTTGAGGAGTGCTGGTTTTCCTTGTGAAAATCGGTTCTTTGTGTTTAATGGCGATTACGTGGATAGAGGGGCTTGGGGTTTGGAGACTTTCATGCTCTTGTTGGCTTGGAAG GTTTTTATGCCGAAGAGAGTTTTTCTTCTCCGAGGGAACCATGAATCAAAATACTGTACTTCTGTATATGGTTTTGAGCAAGAAGTTGTGACAAAATATGGTGATAGAGGAAAGCATGTCTATAGGAAATGTCTGGGATGTTTTGAGGGGCTCCCTTTAGCGTCAATCATTGCTGGACGTGTATATACAGCTCATGGAGGGCTTTTCCGAAGTATACCAGTCACACCATCAAAGAGatcgaagggaaaaaagaatcgCCGTATAAACTCAAATCCTGAAGTTAGTACTTTATCTCTTGGTTCCTTAGAAGAATTATCTAAAGCTAGGAGATCAGTTCTTGACCCTCCATGGGAAGGGTTGAATCTGATTCCAGGTGATGTGTTGTGGTCAGATCCATCAATGTCTCCTGGTCTTTCCCCAAACACAGAGAGGGGCATCGGATTATTGTGGGGTCCGGACTGCACAGAGGAGTTTTTGAAGCGATATCAACTAAAGGTGGTATCTCTGATGTTTCAA TTAATTATTAGATCACATGAAGGACCCGATGCGAGGGAAAAGCGAATTGGTCTTGCAGGAATGGACGAGGGTTATACTGTAGATCATATTGTGGAGTCAGGGAGGCTAATTACGCTATTTAGTGCTCCAGATTATCCTCAGTTTCAG GCAACAGCGGAGAGATACAAGAACAAGGGGGCGTACATTATCTTGGAACCTCCTAATTTTGATAACCCTACGTTCAACAGTTTCGAAGCAGTTACACCTAGgccaaag GCAAACCCATATTATGATTTTCAGGATGTGATAGATTCTGACGAGGAATTGGATCTGACAGCAATGGTTTCTGAACCTTGA
- the LOC115744797 gene encoding serine/threonine-protein phosphatase 7 isoform X1, which translates to MSSSPSPNGASFSSPPSSSPNDESFFTPSTGTNPTTPTTATTTINTPVDEDPSPFSSPEAQISWPPDGNLTLNWVLDLMSKFDWASRNLPPAEFPTVLPVQVFDRLVLTASKILHKEPNLVRVDLDVDDERGKDCRVVVVGDVHGQLHDVLFLLRSAGFPCENRFFVFNGDYVDRGAWGLETFMLLLAWKVFMPKRVFLLRGNHESKYCTSVYGFEQEVVTKYGDRGKHVYRKCLGCFEGLPLASIIAGRVYTAHGGLFRSIPVTPSKRSKGKKNRRINSNPEVSTLSLGSLEELSKARRSVLDPPWEGLNLIPGDVLWSDPSMSPGLSPNTERGIGLLWGPDCTEEFLKRYQLKVVSLMFQVINIVCFLSRNMSVAWPNLSRMDEGYTVDHIVESGRLITLFSAPDYPQFQATAERYKNKGAYIILEPPNFDNPTFNSFEAVTPRPKANPYYDFQDVIDSDEELDLTAMVSEP; encoded by the exons ATGTCGTCATCTCCTTCGCCAAATGGTGCTTCCTTCTCTTCACCGCCCTCTTCGTCTCCGAATGATGAATCTTTCTTTACACCTTCAACTGGGACCAACCCCACCACCCctaccaccgccaccaccaccataaACACCCCCGTTGATGAAGACCCATCTCCATTTTCATCCCCAGAAGCTCAAATCTCATGGCCGCCAGATGGGAACCTGACTCTCAACTGGGTCTTGGATTTGATGTCCAAATTCGATTGGGCGTCAAGGAATCTGCCTCCTGCAGAATTCCCAACTGTCCTTCCCGTCCAGGTGTTCGACCGCCTCGTCCTCACTGCCTCCAAGATTCTGCACAAAGAGCCTAACCTTGTGAGGGTCGATCTTGATGTTGACGATGAGCGTGGCAAGGACTGTAGGGTGGTTGTTGTTGGGGATGTTCACGGGCAGCTTCACGATGTTCTGTTCCTGTTGAGGAGTGCTGGTTTTCCTTGTGAAAATCGGTTCTTTGTGTTTAATGGCGATTACGTGGATAGAGGGGCTTGGGGTTTGGAGACTTTCATGCTCTTGTTGGCTTGGAAG GTTTTTATGCCGAAGAGAGTTTTTCTTCTCCGAGGGAACCATGAATCAAAATACTGTACTTCTGTATATGGTTTTGAGCAAGAAGTTGTGACAAAATATGGTGATAGAGGAAAGCATGTCTATAGGAAATGTCTGGGATGTTTTGAGGGGCTCCCTTTAGCGTCAATCATTGCTGGACGTGTATATACAGCTCATGGAGGGCTTTTCCGAAGTATACCAGTCACACCATCAAAGAGatcgaagggaaaaaagaatcgCCGTATAAACTCAAATCCTGAAGTTAGTACTTTATCTCTTGGTTCCTTAGAAGAATTATCTAAAGCTAGGAGATCAGTTCTTGACCCTCCATGGGAAGGGTTGAATCTGATTCCAGGTGATGTGTTGTGGTCAGATCCATCAATGTCTCCTGGTCTTTCCCCAAACACAGAGAGGGGCATCGGATTATTGTGGGGTCCGGACTGCACAGAGGAGTTTTTGAAGCGATATCAACTAAAGGTGGTATCTCTGATGTTTCAAGTAATAAATATCGTATGCTTTCTATCTAGAAATATGAGCGTTGCTTGGCCAAATCTTTCAA GAATGGACGAGGGTTATACTGTAGATCATATTGTGGAGTCAGGGAGGCTAATTACGCTATTTAGTGCTCCAGATTATCCTCAGTTTCAG GCAACAGCGGAGAGATACAAGAACAAGGGGGCGTACATTATCTTGGAACCTCCTAATTTTGATAACCCTACGTTCAACAGTTTCGAAGCAGTTACACCTAGgccaaag GCAAACCCATATTATGATTTTCAGGATGTGATAGATTCTGACGAGGAATTGGATCTGACAGCAATGGTTTCTGAACCTTGA